In the genome of Metabacillus litoralis, the window AAAGAGAAGGTTTCATAAAGAATCTCTCCAGATTCTTTAATAGATACATGAAACCAGTCCTTGTATGAAGAATTTTGACCATTTTGAAGCACATCCTGAAACGGTGGAAAGTTTTTTCCGCAATGATTAAACACAGCATCAAGCATGACCTTTATGCCTTTATCATGACAAGAAGTAACAAGCTTTTTAAGCGTTTTTTTATCTCCGAATTGTGGATCAATTTCAAAATAATCAATTGTGTCATATTTATGATTAGAATGTGCTTTGAAAATTGGCGTAAAGTAGATTCCTGTTATGCCTAACTCAACTAGGTAATCTAAATGTTCTATGACTCCTTCTAAATCTCCGCCGAATAGAGTAGTTGGTGTAGGTTCAGTGCTATTCCATGGGAGCGTACCTTTTGGATCATTATGAACATTTCCGTTTGCAAACCGGTCAGGAAAAATTTGATACCAAACTGTATTTTTTACCCAATCAGGTGCTGCAAACACGTCGGATTGATGATAATAAGGAAGGCAAAAATAGGCTGAAAAGTCTTCATGAACTGTATCGTAAATTCCTTTCTCTGTAAAAAATAGCTCTTCGTCACCGCTTTTAATATGAAACGCATATCGTAATCGCTGTTGTGGAGGAGAGATAGCAATGAACCAATAATCAAAAAGGCCATCACTTCCACTAATACTCATCTCCATAGTTGTGTGAACCCAATGGTTTTCATGAAACTCAAAGGGATCACCATATACAACAGTTACAGAGCTTATATCTTGAGCTTTTGTTCGGAGCTGAATATGAAAAGTTCCATCAGAATTAGGATAAGCAAATTGATCTCTTGAACGATGATAAATGGCTTCTTTTTGCATGGATACCTCCTTAGTAGCTTTTTGTATTACTAAGCTTCTTCAAAACACATAAACGATATTCACTGAAGAATCATTTTGAAGAAGAAGATCATTTACATTTGACGGTCGGTTGCCTGAAGCGATATTCTTAAGAACGTAGTGATATAAGAAAGTAGGAGGAACGGAACAAAATGCGTAGACAAGCTTTAAAACTTTTCCTCATTCCGTTTCTTCTTTTTTATGCCTTCCCTGTGAGCGCAGCTGAAAAAGAAGAAAAGGCATGGCAGGAAGAGATTGCCTATTATGTAGTTGTTGATCGCTTTAATAATGCAGACCCGAATAATGATGGAGATGACCTGAATTTTGAGGATCCTGCAGCATACCATGGTGGCGATATTGAAGGAATTCTAAAAAAAATAGATTATCTTCATGACATGGGATTTACCACCCTGATTTTATCACCAGTGTTTAAAGAAAATGAGAACTCAGAAGTAAAGCAGATTGATGAGCATGCTGGAACAGTTGAAGATGTAAAGAAACTCGTTGATGAAGCTCATAAACTTAACATGAAAATTATGCTAGATTATGGACAGAAAAATGAAGATATGATCTCAACTGCAACTTCATGGATGCAAGAAACAGGGATAGATGGGTACTACATCAAACAAGCTGATGAAGTGAATCAGGAAGTTTGGCAGGAATTTCATCAAAAACTAAAAGAAATTAATGAAGAGTATTATTTGGTAGGAACTGTAAAAGAGCATAATTCAGATGTTATCTCTGCTTATATGGAATCCGGTTTTGATTCGTTGCTGAATATTCCCTTTTATGAAGCAGCTACCCAAGCATTTGCTAATGTTGATCAATCATTAAAACCTGTTACAGAAGTTACAGAACAATCATCACCTCTACTTAGCACATATGTTGATAGCGATGAAACCGTTCGTTTTACAAGACATGCCATTCAAAATAACCAACATCCTGGTGTAAGGTTGAAGATGGCCTTTGCTTATATGTATTCCACTCCTGGAACACCAATTGTGTACTATGGCTCTGAGATTGCTGTTGACGGAGGAGAACCGCCTACGAACCGACCGTTAATGAACTTTCAATCAGATGAAGAATTAATTGATTATCTTGAAAAGCTTGCGATTGTCAGAAAAACTCTACCTTCTTTAACAAAAGGTGACTATGAGTTGCTGTATGAAAAAGATGGAATGATTATTTTTAAGCGAATGTATGAAGAAGAAACAGTCGTAGTTGCTATTAATAATTCAACAGAATCACAGAAAGTAAAAATTTCTGATGATCAAATAGCAGAGGATAAAAAGCTTCAAGGGCTTCTAACTGGAGATACGTTTGAAGAGGAAAACAATGAATACGAGTTTATCATTGATAGAGAGATTGCCGAAATATACGAAATAAAAGAAAAAACCGGTTTAAATATTCCGTTTATTAGTGTGTTTATTATTGTACCAACACTATTTATCATCTTTTTAGTTTTGGCTAAAAAGCGTGGGAAGAAGAAGTAAAAGGTAAGGAATCGTAAGAGGTTCGGTTTCCAAATACATAGCTAAATTAGCATATAATTAGCAGTCAACGATAGTTTAAACATACTAACATTAGTAGCACAAACCAAGGCCATGGTTTGTGCTACTATTTTTTTATAGTAGAAGTGAAGGAAGGTCGATCCGCTTATGGGACCATGTTAGAGTCCGTATTTTAAACCGGCCAACTTCACACCCTTGTTTGAATCAGTTTAGTATGTTGGGTCCTAGAGATCGTGTATAAGAAAATGGAATCGTTAAGGTACTGTGAAGGCTTCTATGATTGGTTATAAAAGGAGAATATTTATATGAAACATGTCATCGCTCTTGATGTAAGTAAAGGGAAAAGTACCATTGCCATTTATGATGGCTATAGACAATGTGAATTTGAAGGGGAATTGTATCATACACGCATTGATTTTGAGCAGCTACACCTTCGTATTAAGGAAATAACAGCTCTTGATGGACAAGCTCCTGAAATCGTATTTGAGGCGACGGGTGTCTATTCAAAATCAGTTGAGAAGTTTCTACGGGATCACGGACATACTTACTGTCGCATGAACCCTCTTGAAGCGAACCTACAAATGGCTTCAATGCGTCGACACAAAACCGATATTAGCGATGCCCATGAGTTAGCGAAAACCCACATTAAATTGGAACGTGAAACGACGTATGTGCAGAATGATTATTATGAACAGATGCGGGCGATTACTCGTTATTATGACGAAATTGAAGAAGAACTTATTCTTTTACGCAATCGTATGCATGCCATTTTACATGTTTCATTTCCAGAGTTGGAACGACTTATTTCACCGAGTTCAGCACTATTTTTAAATTTTGTGCAATTGTATCCACACCCAGCACTATTATTAGCTCATTCAAAGACAATTATTAAAAATCGTTTAAAAAGCAATACACGTAAAAAACTTTCACTAGAACGTGCAGAGAAAAAAGCCATCGTGTTATTAGAAGCTGCGAAAAATTCATATCCTGCCATTGAACCAACGGATATTCGTTGTAATCAAGTACGCGATTACGCCCGACGTATTGCGGATTTAATGGAAAAGAAAGACCAGCTTGTGAAACAAATGGTTATGATGTCTGAAGGAAGAATGGAATATACCGTATTACGCTCTTTTCCGGGGATTGGTGATACAACAGCGTGCAGACTTATTGGCGAACTAGGTGATATTCGCCGATTTAAAAACGCGAAACAACTGAACGCTTACGTTGGCATCGATATTATGCGCTATCAATCTGGTAATACACAATACCGTGATCGTATTAATAAACGAGGAAATAAGAAGCTACGGAAGATTTTATTTTTTATGATTTGTACGATGCTTATGGCAAAAGGAAAACCTAATCATTTAGTAGACTATTATTACAAATTAAAAACGCAACCTCAGAGAAAGCCTCATAAGGTCGCGATTGTGGCGTGTATCAATAAGTTTCTGAAAGTGACGTTTCAGTTACTGACACACGGCATACTTTACGATTATGAGTCCGCACTACCAGCTCAGAAATCGTAGCCAAGTTTATATTCACTATAGCACACTGACCTTTCGAAAAAAAGAATATCGTGAGGTCTTTTTGTCATGGGAAAATTTAGATGTATTTGGGAGGGGTACCCCTCCCAAATACATCTAATAAAAAAATATAAACGAATTAACTGAAATACGCTTGACTAATCGTAAGAAATAAGCGGAGTTTTTCCGTTTAGACTGAAGTATGGAGATCGGTTTGGGGGATTTAAGCGAAGTTTTTCCGGTTAAGTAAAGGAAAATGGTCCAATTTCATCTTTTTTGATTAAATAGGCGGAATCTTTCCATCTATTTCATCTTTTTTTTGTGCTATTTCCTCAATAAGAGGAGTTTCTCCGCTTATTTTAGTAGCTATTTCCTGGCGATTTTTAAAATTTGCAAATCGCTTAATTGGGTTATTTTGGTATAAAAATGCTTGGAGAATATATATGTCTCCAAGCATTTTTATTTGCTTATTTACTTGCCAAATTGCGTGCGAATTACTATACGAAAGGCAATGTTAATTCGTAATTTGTACTTCAGCCTTTTTAATTAATTACCCATTAACAATTTTCCCACCATTAACATGGATCATTTGACCAGACATGTAGGAAGAATCGTCACTTGCTAAAAATACATAAGCAGGAGCAAGTTCCTCAGGTTGGCCTGGTCGCTTCATTGGTACGTTTGAGCCAAATGTTGCAACCTGATCAGCAGGGAAGGTTGAAGGAATGAGTGGCGTCCAAATAGGACCTGGTGCAACACCATTTACTCTAATTCCTTTTCCTGCAAGTGAAAGTGCAAGTGATCTTGTAAAGGTCGTAATTGCACCTTTTGTGGCAGAATAATCAAGAAGCTGTTCATTTCCTGCGTATGCCGTTACAGAAGAGGTGTTAACAATTGCACTGCCTTTCTTTAAATGAGGAAGTGCAGCTTTTGTTAAATAGAAAAACGAGAAAATATTTGTTTTAAATGTTCTTTCTAATTGTTCGCTTGTTATATCTTCAATGCTTTTTTGTGGATGTTGTTCAGCTGCATTATTAACCACAATGTCGAGTTGTCCAAATGTATCCATTGTTTTTGAAACAATTTGCTGA includes:
- a CDS encoding alpha-amylase family glycosyl hydrolase, producing MRRQALKLFLIPFLLFYAFPVSAAEKEEKAWQEEIAYYVVVDRFNNADPNNDGDDLNFEDPAAYHGGDIEGILKKIDYLHDMGFTTLILSPVFKENENSEVKQIDEHAGTVEDVKKLVDEAHKLNMKIMLDYGQKNEDMISTATSWMQETGIDGYYIKQADEVNQEVWQEFHQKLKEINEEYYLVGTVKEHNSDVISAYMESGFDSLLNIPFYEAATQAFANVDQSLKPVTEVTEQSSPLLSTYVDSDETVRFTRHAIQNNQHPGVRLKMAFAYMYSTPGTPIVYYGSEIAVDGGEPPTNRPLMNFQSDEELIDYLEKLAIVRKTLPSLTKGDYELLYEKDGMIIFKRMYEEETVVVAINNSTESQKVKISDDQIAEDKKLQGLLTGDTFEEENNEYEFIIDREIAEIYEIKEKTGLNIPFISVFIIVPTLFIIFLVLAKKRGKKK
- a CDS encoding IS110 family transposase, translating into MKHVIALDVSKGKSTIAIYDGYRQCEFEGELYHTRIDFEQLHLRIKEITALDGQAPEIVFEATGVYSKSVEKFLRDHGHTYCRMNPLEANLQMASMRRHKTDISDAHELAKTHIKLERETTYVQNDYYEQMRAITRYYDEIEEELILLRNRMHAILHVSFPELERLISPSSALFLNFVQLYPHPALLLAHSKTIIKNRLKSNTRKKLSLERAEKKAIVLLEAAKNSYPAIEPTDIRCNQVRDYARRIADLMEKKDQLVKQMVMMSEGRMEYTVLRSFPGIGDTTACRLIGELGDIRRFKNAKQLNAYVGIDIMRYQSGNTQYRDRINKRGNKKLRKILFFMICTMLMAKGKPNHLVDYYYKLKTQPQRKPHKVAIVACINKFLKVTFQLLTHGILYDYESALPAQKS
- a CDS encoding SDR family oxidoreductase — its product is MSNNQNQQKQTMPPQHQDVQPGHEDMMNPQPKFDDTSYTGSGKLKNKVAIITGGDSGIGRAVAVFFAKEGANVVISYLNEQKDAEETQKHVEAQGQKCLLVAGDIGDESVCQQIVSKTMDTFGQLDIVVNNAAEQHPQKSIEDITSEQLERTFKTNIFSFFYLTKAALPHLKKGSAIVNTSSVTAYAGNEQLLDYSATKGAITTFTRSLALSLAGKGIRVNGVAPGPIWTPLIPSTFPADQVATFGSNVPMKRPGQPEELAPAYVFLASDDSSYMSGQMIHVNGGKIVNG